The sequence TCCAACGCTCCCAAGCTCCACGACGGCAACAAGATCACCAGCCGGTCCTTCGCTCACGGGTACAAGTCCGGGTGCAGGGACGATTACGAGACTTTCAAGGTGACCAAGCAAGCCCAAGCAGCGGCCGACGGCGGAAAAGACATCATCACCTTCGGCTTGCGCGCATCGGACGAGAAATCGCAGTACGCCTGGAAGAAGTTTCGCGCCAACGGCAACGACGGCATCCCCACCCTGAAGCTGACCTACAACCGCAAGCCCTCCGCCCCCACCGGCCTCGACCTCAGCCCCGACTCGAAGTGCACCACCACCGAGCCCTACGTCCGCATGGGTGCCGAGGACATCACCTTCACGGCCAGCGCCGCCGACAAGGACGGCAACCTCGACTACCTCGACTTCGACCTGTGGCCCACCGGCAAATGGGACACCACCAAGGACCTCCTGAAGACGACGGGACAGGCCAACCTCTCCGGCTCCTCCGCCAAGGCGACCACAGCGAAATTCCCGACGAGCAAACTCACCAACAACACGCTCTACTCATGGCGTGTACGAGCCGTCGACGACCGCAAGGCGACCTCCGCCTACTCCCCGTCGAAGACTCCCTGCCGGTTCATCCTCGACACCTCGGCCCCCAAGGCGCCCGAGGTGACCTCCACCGACTTCCCGGACGCCGATCTGAGTGACAACGGTTTCGGCAACGGCAACGAGGACGCGGCCTGGAGCACCAAGAAATTCGGCACTGCCGGCTCCTTCACCTTCCGCGCGCTGAACACCGACGTCGTGAAGTACGAGTACAGCTTCAACGGCGGCAACTACAACTTCTCCCGCACCCGCACCGCCGGGACCGCGACCTCCGTCAAGCTCACCATCACGGATGCCAAGCCGCCGACGGCCGGCCCGAACGTCCTCTTCGTACGCACCGTCGACGGAGCAGGCAACGTCTCCCAGGCCACCAAGTACTACTTCTACGTCTCCCCACGCGACGAAGCCGACACGCCGGGCGACTTCACCGGCGACAAGCTCCCCGACCTCATGGTGGTGACCGAAGCCGGCAACCTCGCGCTCTACCCCTCCCAGGGCCAGGCAACCGACGTGACGAAGGGCAGCGGCGACCTCGACTACTCCATGTCCGGCGCCTACCGCGCCAACCCGAGCAAGGACCCCGCAGGCGACGACCTCCCGCCCTACGTCTCCGCCTCCGGCCACTTCAAGGGCAGCACCCTCATCACCCACAACGGCGACATCTACGGCGGCGACGGCCTCCAGGACCTCGTCGCCCGCGTCGGCGGAAAACTCTGGGTCTACCCCGGCGACGGATACGGGGCAGTCAACACCGACAAGCGACGCGAGATCCTCCTTCCGTCCAACGCGCCCGACCCCGCCACCCTCACCCAGATCGTCGCCGCCGGCGACATCACCGGCGACGGCAAGACCGACTTCTTCGCCACCGTCGGAGACGCCCTGTGGGCCTTCACCGGCTACAACGGCGCCGCCATCTCCACCGCCACCCGCCTGACCAGCTCGCCCTGGCTCGACCGGGACATCGTCATGGTCCAGGACGTCAACGGAGACGGCGCCGCCGACCTCGTCTTCCGCGACGACTCCACACAAAAGCTCCAACTCCGCCTCGGAAAGAAAGCCGCATCCGGCGGCACCGACCTCAACTCACTCGCCGTCGCCGCCAACTCCGTAACGGGCGTGGACGACCCGTACACCGGAACGGGCTGGACCAGCAGCACCGTCCCCTTCGTCATCGGTACCCCCGACGCCAACGGTGACGGCATACCCGACGTCTGGGCCGTCCGCAGCGACGGCTCCGTCCGCTTCTACGCCGGAGGCAAAACCACCCTGCCAGGCTCAGGCACCACCATGATCACCGCGAACGACGCCTGGAAGAAACGCATCGCGGTCGGCTGAGCCGGCACCCGGTCCGGGCCGAGGAGGCGCTACTGCCACCTCGGCCCGGTTCGCCTTACTGATCGTTTCACAATGAGGTCCGTGAGGGACGGGATGCTGGGACGCTCGGCTTCGTCCGTAGGATCACTTCATGCCTGCTGACGAACGCGTAACCCGGTCCACGTTCTCCGGTCGTATCCAGCCGATATCAGCTCCTCGGTCCATGCCGGAGCTGCCTCAGCGGATCTGGTCAGATGAAGACTGGAAGCGGATCCAGCTCGGCTATGCGGCGCGGGACATGGACGAGAAGTGGGACGTCTTCACGGAGGGCGAGGTCGTCTTCCTGCACCGAAGCTGGACGGGTAACGGAACCTTCGCGGCGACCTTCGCGCCCGTTGATGGCGGTGGATGGCGGATCGACAGTGCCGTAGTCGAACGTGACGCCGAACGCTACCGAGGAACGGACGATGCCTACGACTGCGTCATGCTTGAGCTGGTGATCAGCGCCATCGTGCTTG comes from Streptomyces sp. Tu6071 and encodes:
- a CDS encoding DNRLRE domain-containing protein, whose protein sequence is MSQRQRHRRRGALAAGGLAAAILASGLTYAGLHDDPAQSADAPARPPKAAPRTVDAAVAAASRTGKTVEVTALRTPTSTTWARPDHLMERRITPVPVRVFKDGEWKPIDATLTRTKSGWETKATSARIWFSPGGRGEGKRSSRSVRRVPLLQQAAAADAEPQTPLASLDVGDHTVQLTWPGAVPTPIVDGSRILYPEILPGADLVLTADDGGFAQLLVVKNRAAAADARVRQLSYGLTSSTLVFRIDPLSDIVSAEDKNGDEVAFSPSPVMWDNAGMPAVTDGQVGASAQPSTAESLPPTSSAAPEESATPTPEEETEVETDEQTDTNPEVLPSSSDEPAPSLSEAPPPSVPAEPTAAPSQSGSAATLGLPSLDGPGPDSHGSLVDADLVGDQWLIKPDADFLDADDTVYPVFIDPSVTKQLKSWTTAYSRFPKSTFYNGRNFNKGGTHEARVGFESDTWGTSRSYFNMDFGSDLKGVKMEDATFRLLETYSWSCSARSMSVHVTGKIGSKTNWSNAPKLHDGNKITSRSFAHGYKSGCRDDYETFKVTKQAQAAADGGKDIITFGLRASDEKSQYAWKKFRANGNDGIPTLKLTYNRKPSAPTGLDLSPDSKCTTTEPYVRMGAEDITFTASAADKDGNLDYLDFDLWPTGKWDTTKDLLKTTGQANLSGSSAKATTAKFPTSKLTNNTLYSWRVRAVDDRKATSAYSPSKTPCRFILDTSAPKAPEVTSTDFPDADLSDNGFGNGNEDAAWSTKKFGTAGSFTFRALNTDVVKYEYSFNGGNYNFSRTRTAGTATSVKLTITDAKPPTAGPNVLFVRTVDGAGNVSQATKYYFYVSPRDEADTPGDFTGDKLPDLMVVTEAGNLALYPSQGQATDVTKGSGDLDYSMSGAYRANPSKDPAGDDLPPYVSASGHFKGSTLITHNGDIYGGDGLQDLVARVGGKLWVYPGDGYGAVNTDKRREILLPSNAPDPATLTQIVAAGDITGDGKTDFFATVGDALWAFTGYNGAAISTATRLTSSPWLDRDIVMVQDVNGDGAADLVFRDDSTQKLQLRLGKKAASGGTDLNSLAVAANSVTGVDDPYTGTGWTSSTVPFVIGTPDANGDGIPDVWAVRSDGSVRFYAGGKTTLPGSGTTMITANDAWKKRIAVG